A window from Balnearium lithotrophicum encodes these proteins:
- a CDS encoding LolA family protein translates to MKVLLFVLLLFQTSLAGTLTDYFKGINTLHIVFSQRMELPVAGDEVTMYKGEIFYERPLKFLWKYTWGSKSLVVSNGRLMETVLDDGTCQISSVKENLSLFPILELVEAPELLKEEYNIIHRKLNSDEIFILKPKSKNSYFKEIRFLFERDRLKEVVAIQYDGTEQTYLIKEFERNVPLRNSLFKLEECERPAQSQP, encoded by the coding sequence GTGAAGGTTCTCCTTTTTGTGCTTCTTCTCTTTCAAACCTCCCTTGCAGGAACACTTACAGATTACTTTAAGGGAATAAATACACTTCATATTGTTTTCTCTCAGAGGATGGAGCTCCCCGTTGCCGGTGATGAAGTTACCATGTACAAAGGAGAGATTTTCTACGAAAGACCTTTAAAGTTTCTCTGGAAGTACACGTGGGGAAGCAAATCCCTTGTTGTCTCAAACGGCCGTTTAATGGAAACAGTTCTTGATGATGGAACGTGTCAGATTTCAAGTGTGAAGGAAAATCTATCCCTGTTTCCCATTCTGGAATTGGTAGAAGCTCCAGAACTCTTAAAGGAGGAATACAACATTATTCACAGAAAGTTAAACTCTGATGAAATTTTCATTTTAAAACCGAAGAGTAAAAATTCCTACTTTAAGGAAATTAGATTTCTCTTTGAAAGAGATAGACTCAAGGAAGTTGTTGCAATTCAGTACGATGGAACAGAGCAAACTTACCTAATTAAGGAGTTTGAGAGGAACGTTCCGCTGAGAAATTCCCTCTTTAAGTTGGAGGAGTGTGAAAGGCCGGCTCAGAGCCAGCCTTAA
- the rsmD gene encoding 16S rRNA (guanine(966)-N(2))-methyltransferase RsmD yields the protein MKVVGGKYRGRPIKSMPKREDTKLLRPTTERVKESVFSILNNYLEGTKFLDLFAGTGSIGIEALSRGAEKVVFVESDRRFCNLIKENLKKLGIPREKYEVICDDYTRALKKLSKRGEVFDFIYADPPYERGYYTRVVNMVKNLGLLDRDGLLILEEPKKNPFIPEDEEWLVEKRSYGTTTVSFLNFNPEDE from the coding sequence ATGAAAGTTGTAGGTGGAAAATATAGAGGAAGGCCAATCAAATCGATGCCAAAAAGGGAGGATACAAAGCTTTTAAGGCCAACAACGGAAAGGGTAAAGGAGTCGGTCTTTTCCATTTTGAATAACTACCTTGAAGGAACAAAGTTTTTAGACCTCTTTGCAGGAACGGGCTCTATAGGAATTGAAGCCCTCAGCAGGGGAGCAGAAAAGGTTGTTTTTGTGGAGAGCGATAGAAGGTTCTGTAATCTTATAAAGGAAAACCTTAAAAAGCTTGGTATTCCAAGGGAAAAGTACGAAGTAATCTGCGATGACTATACAAGAGCCCTTAAAAAACTCTCAAAGAGAGGAGAGGTTTTTGACTTTATCTATGCGGACCCACCCTACGAAAGAGGTTACTACACAAGAGTTGTCAACATGGTTAAAAACTTAGGTTTACTCGATAGGGACGGTCTCTTAATTCTCGAGGAGCCGAAGAAGAATCCATTCATTCCTGAAGACGAGGAGTGGTTGGTTGAAAAGAGGAGCTACGGAACCACAACCGTCAGTTTCTTAAACTTTAACCCGGAGGACGAGTAA
- a CDS encoding 6-carboxytetrahydropterin synthase, translating to MFEISKTFEFSSAHSVHSQRLNPEWAGNSYPKCRRLPGHGHNYRLKVFLSSDKLDESQMVTDFGHLKWLKEFIDDCFDHKLILGMDDPAFHFLLERLGLTNGNSFIIPHGKAKSTIVDEHFRIETKEISEISLKDLNRFNFITFNSYSPNEISPITDFYQRLIDGIAFFKGSPTSENLARFFFKFVSENVKPLGVKCSRVKIYETPTSCASYFEE from the coding sequence ATGTTTGAAATATCAAAGACATTTGAATTTTCGTCTGCCCACTCGGTTCACTCTCAAAGGCTTAATCCAGAATGGGCTGGTAACAGTTATCCAAAGTGTAGAAGACTTCCCGGACACGGTCACAACTACAGGCTCAAGGTTTTTCTATCCTCTGACAAATTGGATGAAAGTCAGATGGTTACCGATTTTGGTCATTTGAAGTGGTTGAAGGAGTTTATAGACGACTGTTTTGACCATAAACTAATATTAGGAATGGATGACCCGGCCTTTCATTTCCTCCTTGAAAGGTTAGGTTTAACGAATGGAAACAGTTTTATTATTCCACACGGAAAAGCCAAATCTACCATAGTTGATGAACACTTTAGAATTGAGACGAAAGAAATCTCTGAAATTTCATTAAAGGATTTAAATAGATTCAATTTCATTACTTTCAATAGCTACTCACCGAACGAGATATCTCCGATTACAGATTTTTACCAGAGGCTAATTGATGGAATAGCCTTTTTCAAGGGTTCACCAACCTCTGAGAACTTGGCAAGGTTTTTCTTTAAGTTTGTCTCTGAAAATGTAAAACCATTAGGAGTAAAGTGCAGTAGGGTGAAAATTTATGAAACTCCAACGTCCTGTGCATCGTACTTTGAAGAGTAA
- the uvrC gene encoding excinuclease ABC subunit UvrC, with amino-acid sequence MKSKVESVPELPGVYLFKDRDGNVIYVGKAKSLKRRLLNHLSATNPSDKSYKIVSSSCDFDYIVVKSEREALKLEAELIKTYLPRFNVLLKDDKSYPFLVITDEEFPTVKIVRKKDDVSGEKFGPFIPPKIARQLKELLHKTFKLRKCKELKKRNKPCLQYYIERCTAPCCGYVGKKEYRNQVKGALSFLKGNVKELIKELHSKIEEAAEKLEFERAASLRDQLLAIKEVYQRSSYLFDEFPNCDIFYLEEKKGLFNGVKLTVRNGIIYGKESFTFDPVDPWDEELLEELFNYGEEKISSEVVGTIWLKNNYSCFELPDRIFTNFKSLDSRYKTEDIPESILTLVKKNRKFERARLNLEKLREEYESVFYDFFPNRVEVFDISTLQGEATVGSCVVWENGEFVKSDYRRYRVRSVDGVNDYASMEEVLNRRFKRIKSGEVRAPDLVLVDGGVGQLNVAVRVRDSLNLDFRVFSIAKKEELVFTDDGEIIETKKYPLLFRFFTSLRDEAHRFAISYNRKVREREMLRSSFDGIKGLGVKRKTLIERFYPDLRELSMATIEELRRIGIPKNVAEEVIKRAREVFGGRDES; translated from the coding sequence TTGAAGAGTAAGGTTGAGTCCGTTCCAGAGCTTCCAGGTGTTTACCTGTTTAAGGATAGGGACGGAAATGTAATCTACGTTGGAAAGGCAAAATCCTTAAAGAGGAGACTTCTAAATCACCTATCGGCCACGAATCCAAGCGATAAGAGTTACAAAATCGTCAGCTCATCCTGTGACTTTGACTACATTGTGGTAAAGAGTGAAAGGGAGGCCTTAAAACTTGAGGCTGAGCTGATAAAAACGTACCTTCCAAGATTCAACGTTCTTTTAAAGGACGATAAGAGCTATCCTTTTCTCGTTATAACGGATGAGGAGTTTCCAACTGTAAAGATTGTAAGGAAAAAGGACGATGTTTCCGGAGAGAAGTTCGGTCCGTTCATTCCACCCAAAATTGCACGGCAGTTAAAGGAGCTCCTCCATAAAACCTTTAAACTGAGAAAGTGCAAGGAATTAAAGAAGAGGAATAAACCCTGCCTCCAGTACTACATAGAAAGGTGCACAGCCCCCTGCTGTGGCTACGTTGGAAAGAAGGAGTACAGAAACCAAGTTAAGGGAGCTCTATCCTTCCTAAAGGGAAACGTTAAGGAGCTCATAAAGGAACTCCACTCAAAAATCGAGGAGGCAGCCGAGAAGTTGGAGTTTGAAAGGGCTGCCTCACTGAGGGACCAGCTTCTTGCAATTAAGGAGGTCTATCAGAGGAGCTCTTACCTCTTTGATGAATTTCCCAACTGTGACATATTCTACTTGGAAGAGAAAAAGGGTCTCTTTAACGGAGTTAAGTTAACAGTTAGGAATGGAATCATCTACGGAAAGGAGAGCTTTACGTTTGACCCTGTTGACCCCTGGGATGAGGAATTACTTGAGGAGCTCTTTAACTACGGAGAGGAAAAAATTTCGAGTGAAGTTGTTGGAACGATATGGTTGAAGAACAACTACTCTTGCTTTGAACTTCCAGATAGGATTTTTACAAACTTTAAATCCCTTGATTCCCGTTATAAAACGGAGGATATACCAGAGAGCATTTTGACCCTTGTTAAAAAGAACAGAAAATTCGAAAGGGCAAGGTTAAATCTTGAAAAGCTGAGAGAGGAGTATGAATCTGTCTTTTACGATTTCTTTCCCAATAGGGTGGAGGTCTTTGACATCTCGACACTTCAGGGAGAGGCAACTGTAGGTTCTTGCGTTGTTTGGGAAAATGGAGAGTTTGTTAAAAGTGATTACAGAAGGTACAGAGTGAGAAGTGTAGATGGCGTCAACGATTATGCATCAATGGAGGAGGTTTTGAACAGGAGGTTTAAGAGGATAAAGTCGGGAGAGGTCAGAGCTCCAGACCTCGTTTTAGTCGATGGGGGAGTAGGACAGCTCAACGTGGCCGTAAGGGTCAGGGATTCCTTAAATCTGGATTTCAGGGTGTTCTCAATAGCAAAGAAGGAGGAGTTGGTTTTCACGGACGACGGAGAAATCATTGAAACTAAGAAGTATCCATTACTTTTCAGGTTCTTCACGTCCCTTCGGGATGAGGCCCACAGATTTGCAATAAGCTACAATAGAAAAGTTAGGGAAAGAGAGATGTTGAGGAGTTCCTTTGATGGAATAAAGGGGCTTGGGGTTAAGAGGAAAACACTGATAGAGAGGTTTTATCCGGATTTAAGGGAGCTCTCAATGGCAACAATTGAGGAGCTCCGAAGGATTGGCATTCCGAAGAACGTAGCAGAGGAAGTTATAAAACGGGCAAGGGAAGTTTTTGGAGGGAGAGATGAGAGTTGA
- a CDS encoding CinA family protein has protein sequence MRVEFQLKEILTRKGLTVSTAESCTGGLVAARIVNVPGSSEYFMGGVVAYDNSVKMKVLNVKAETLLKYGAVSEETAREMALGVKELIGTDCSISTTGIAGPTGGTPEKPEGLTYIGVSFRDRVEVFKFIFEDNDPDPVKRRNNRRRKAAKKAIQLLVKLLEGKI, from the coding sequence ATGAGAGTTGAGTTTCAACTGAAGGAGATTTTAACAAGGAAGGGGCTAACAGTATCGACTGCTGAAAGCTGTACAGGAGGTTTGGTTGCTGCACGTATTGTTAATGTTCCGGGGAGCTCTGAGTACTTTATGGGAGGAGTTGTTGCCTACGATAACAGTGTAAAGATGAAGGTTTTGAATGTAAAGGCAGAGACCCTATTAAAGTACGGAGCAGTGAGTGAAGAAACGGCAAGGGAGATGGCATTGGGTGTTAAGGAGCTAATAGGAACAGACTGTTCAATATCAACAACGGGAATAGCAGGTCCTACCGGAGGAACCCCAGAAAAGCCGGAAGGATTAACCTACATAGGCGTTTCCTTTAGAGATAGAGTCGAAGTTTTTAAGTTCATCTTTGAGGACAATGACCCCGACCCTGTAAAGAGGAGAAATAACAGGAGGAGAAAGGCCGCTAAAAAGGCCATCCAGCTTCTAGTAAAGCTGTTAGAGGGAAAGATTTGA
- the folK gene encoding 2-amino-4-hydroxy-6-hydroxymethyldihydropteridine diphosphokinase → MRALLILGTNLGNRKENLERAETLIEKFVGRVLKRSSIIETEPFGVPNQPHFLNYGLLVETFHPPFELLKLLKWIEKRVGRYRTYRWGPRVIDIDIVRLEGLKISTPELKVPHPGLRDREFFRKIGKEVLNENLFPVNGL, encoded by the coding sequence TTGAGAGCTCTCCTGATTTTAGGAACAAACTTGGGAAATAGGAAGGAAAATCTTGAGAGAGCAGAAACTTTAATTGAGAAATTTGTAGGTAGGGTTTTGAAGAGGAGTTCTATAATTGAAACAGAGCCTTTTGGAGTTCCAAATCAACCACACTTTTTAAACTACGGCCTCTTGGTTGAAACCTTCCATCCTCCCTTTGAACTTTTAAAACTCTTAAAGTGGATAGAGAAGAGGGTCGGGAGGTACAGGACCTACAGATGGGGACCAAGAGTTATAGACATTGACATAGTTAGACTTGAGGGACTGAAAATCTCAACACCTGAACTTAAAGTTCCTCATCCAGGACTAAGGGACAGGGAATTTTTTAGGAAAATAGGGAAAGAGGTTCTAAACGAAAACCTCTTCCCTGTTAACGGGCTTTAA
- a CDS encoding KamA family radical SAM protein produces the protein MKIPGFSRIEEIESKFNISIPKEEKKKLKRVVEKHPMFIPDYYANLINWEDPKDPIKNIIFPSLDELNVSGSYDTSGEKENTVLTGLQHKYRETALLLVTNRCAGYCRHCFRKRLVGIPTDETLKLFDAALEYIKGHPEITNVLISGGDPLVLPTDVIEYFLGELSKVPHLKFIRFGSRVPVFYPMRIYEDEKLLDVFSKYSKPERRVYLVTHFNHPREVTREARKAVDSLIRSGVPVSNQTVLLKNVNDSPETLAGLMKELTSAGVIPYYVFQCRPVKRVKSHFQVPLKKGYEIVEKAKQMLDGHAKRFKYIMSHKTGKIEIVGIIGNEIYLKYHQCKNPKKVGKLFKRILTPNAGWLDDLKPVNREEVFV, from the coding sequence ATGAAGATTCCCGGTTTTTCAAGAATTGAGGAGATAGAGTCAAAGTTTAACATTTCCATTCCAAAGGAGGAGAAGAAAAAGCTTAAAAGGGTTGTAGAAAAACACCCAATGTTCATTCCTGACTACTATGCCAATTTGATAAACTGGGAGGACCCTAAAGACCCAATTAAAAACATAATTTTTCCGAGTTTAGATGAGCTTAACGTTTCAGGCTCCTACGACACAAGCGGAGAGAAGGAAAACACCGTTTTGACAGGTCTCCAGCACAAGTACAGAGAAACTGCTCTTTTACTCGTCACAAACAGGTGTGCAGGTTACTGTAGACACTGTTTTAGAAAGAGGCTTGTTGGAATCCCAACCGATGAAACTTTAAAGCTTTTTGATGCAGCACTTGAGTACATTAAAGGCCATCCAGAAATTACAAACGTTCTCATATCCGGAGGAGACCCTTTAGTTCTACCAACGGACGTAATAGAGTACTTCTTAGGAGAACTGTCAAAAGTTCCACATTTAAAATTCATCAGATTTGGAAGTAGGGTTCCAGTTTTCTATCCTATGAGGATTTACGAGGATGAAAAGTTGTTGGATGTCTTTTCAAAGTATTCAAAGCCCGAGAGGAGAGTTTACTTAGTTACACACTTTAACCACCCAAGAGAAGTTACAAGAGAAGCCAGAAAGGCCGTTGATTCCTTGATAAGAAGCGGTGTTCCTGTAAGTAACCAAACTGTTTTGCTGAAGAATGTTAATGACTCGCCAGAGACCCTTGCAGGATTGATGAAGGAACTAACATCAGCCGGTGTTATTCCCTACTACGTCTTTCAGTGTAGGCCTGTAAAAAGGGTAAAGAGCCACTTTCAAGTTCCTCTGAAAAAAGGTTACGAAATAGTTGAGAAGGCAAAGCAGATGTTAGATGGTCATGCTAAGAGGTTTAAGTACATAATGTCCCACAAAACCGGAAAGATAGAGATTGTCGGAATAATTGGAAATGAAATCTATCTAAAGTACCACCAGTGTAAAAATCCCAAAAAAGTCGGTAAGCTCTTTAAGAGAATCCTCACTCCAAACGCCGGTTGGCTCGATGACTTAAAGCCCGTTAACAGGGAAGAGGTTTTCGTTTAG
- a CDS encoding SagB/ThcOx family dehydrogenase, whose amino-acid sequence MKDCYEYHIKTSHTYESVRRPHFLDWSNYPSPFKFYEGVRRFRLLPFIAVTQETIDTLYRICLQGAVESLSLQEISNLAFSMNGITKVENFHGETFGFRTTPSAGALYPFELYLFIRDLTEIPDGIYHYQPYDHTLELLSEGNYFESLQTALCTTVETNCVAVITAIYERSAWKYRDRAFRYCLLDIGHMVSNGVVYLKSVGLETTALSLFNDDSVNELLGVDGEREFSLCALIPEKPALFWGEESYPPEKFPETLPVLRKPVRSELIEKVYKLSKMDNCEFFRDIPESEGPFPEVSSLPISKVIKKRRSRRGFTGKFISFDEFRFIVESSLLCFPSDWGFPKCNFFIQVRNVNGVPDGVYTVVDGSLTLVERGNFGREMAYLCLGQSFVSRANMNVVFTYRFSDGNCRDYRGALIEAGALGENLYLSSESLNLGACGIGAFYDFELQRFLNLESNELPVYVVSVGSL is encoded by the coding sequence ATGAAAGACTGCTACGAATACCACATAAAAACGTCCCATACGTACGAGAGTGTAAGAAGGCCACACTTTCTCGACTGGTCTAACTACCCTTCCCCCTTCAAGTTCTACGAAGGAGTAAGGAGGTTTAGACTCCTTCCCTTTATTGCTGTTACTCAGGAAACTATTGATACCCTCTATAGGATTTGCCTCCAAGGGGCTGTTGAAAGTCTCTCTCTTCAGGAAATTTCAAACCTTGCCTTCTCAATGAACGGAATTACAAAGGTTGAGAACTTCCACGGAGAAACTTTTGGATTCAGGACAACTCCGTCGGCTGGAGCTCTCTATCCCTTTGAACTTTACCTCTTTATTAGGGATTTAACCGAAATTCCTGATGGAATTTACCACTATCAACCGTACGACCACACATTGGAGCTCCTTTCAGAAGGAAACTACTTTGAAAGTCTACAAACGGCTCTCTGTACCACTGTAGAGACAAACTGCGTTGCTGTAATAACTGCCATTTACGAAAGAAGTGCATGGAAGTACAGAGATAGGGCATTCCGCTACTGCCTCCTTGATATAGGCCATATGGTTTCAAACGGTGTTGTCTATTTAAAGAGCGTAGGACTTGAAACAACTGCTCTATCGTTGTTTAACGATGATTCGGTAAATGAACTTTTAGGAGTAGATGGAGAGAGGGAATTTTCTCTATGTGCCTTAATTCCTGAAAAACCTGCCCTCTTTTGGGGAGAAGAGTCCTACCCTCCTGAAAAATTTCCGGAAACCCTACCAGTTCTGAGAAAGCCCGTAAGGAGTGAGTTAATTGAAAAGGTTTACAAACTTTCAAAGATGGATAATTGTGAATTTTTTAGAGATATTCCTGAATCTGAAGGTCCCTTTCCAGAAGTTAGTTCACTTCCCATTTCCAAAGTTATAAAAAAGAGGCGTTCAAGAAGGGGATTTACAGGAAAGTTTATCTCCTTTGATGAGTTTAGGTTCATTGTTGAGTCATCACTTCTCTGTTTCCCCTCCGATTGGGGCTTTCCTAAGTGCAACTTTTTCATTCAGGTTAGAAATGTAAACGGCGTTCCGGACGGCGTATATACGGTTGTAGATGGAAGTTTGACGTTAGTTGAAAGGGGAAACTTCGGAAGGGAAATGGCATACCTCTGTTTGGGACAGTCCTTTGTAAGTAGGGCAAATATGAATGTTGTTTTTACCTACCGATTTTCAGATGGAAACTGCAGGGATTACAGGGGAGCTCTAATTGAGGCCGGAGCTCTTGGCGAGAACCTTTATCTTTCCTCAGAATCATTAAACCTTGGAGCTTGTGGAATTGGAGCTTTTTACGATTTTGAACTTCAGAGGTTTTTAAATTTAGAAAGTAATGAATTGCCCGTTTACGTTGTCTCTGTAGGTTCTCTTTAA
- a CDS encoding TIGR00703 family protein — MDLRELREIQALNTLVFETLGQPEKEREFKFKSLKRWGLDLILGKKEGKESYFVSEYGKRQKGDIYEENGIKYEVSEVLEELPKNKKLFAHIEMESGRAYLVGELREGENNIEILRLPAASLLLAYFKKHKLHHLIEALRNVGTATELVKQRGQEGKPYPFERLPNIARRFLREAKKVEKEAGFGRVALAYFGENKDGDPRFRVSWLLPTIALFEIDIAEKADKILAAFK, encoded by the coding sequence ATGGATTTGAGAGAACTTAGAGAGATTCAGGCCTTAAATACCTTAGTTTTTGAAACGTTAGGACAACCTGAGAAGGAGAGGGAGTTTAAGTTCAAATCTCTAAAAAGATGGGGATTAGACCTTATCTTGGGCAAAAAAGAGGGAAAGGAGAGCTACTTCGTTTCTGAATACGGAAAGAGACAGAAGGGGGATATCTACGAGGAGAACGGAATAAAGTACGAAGTTAGCGAAGTTTTAGAGGAACTCCCCAAAAATAAGAAACTCTTTGCCCACATTGAAATGGAATCAGGAAGGGCATACTTAGTTGGGGAGCTCCGAGAGGGAGAGAACAACATAGAAATACTAAGACTTCCAGCTGCATCATTGCTGCTAGCCTACTTTAAAAAACACAAGCTTCACCACCTAATAGAAGCCCTCAGAAATGTAGGAACTGCAACAGAACTTGTAAAACAGAGGGGACAGGAAGGGAAACCGTACCCCTTTGAAAGGTTACCAAACATTGCAAGACGTTTTCTAAGAGAAGCCAAAAAAGTTGAAAAGGAGGCAGGATTCGGAAGGGTCGCCCTCGCTTACTTCGGGGAGAACAAGGATGGAGATCCAAGGTTTAGAGTTTCCTGGCTGCTACCAACCATAGCTCTATTCGAAATAGACATAGCAGAAAAGGCCGACAAAATACTGGCAGCCTTTAAATAG
- the pfdA gene encoding prefoldin subunit alpha, with product MAIKKDEKKMTSLTRQLRSLIGQIEALRVEISQLDALISEYRQTITTLKNLKELGAGKEVLLPVGRIAQVGAKLENVEKVVINIGSGISVELPFDEAVEQIEKEIVSGVALREALERAIVELYGRVEELSQKIREHGHAEAGEERKNGEEERKE from the coding sequence ATGGCGATTAAAAAGGATGAAAAGAAGATGACAAGCCTTACAAGACAGTTGAGAAGTCTAATCGGGCAGATTGAGGCACTAAGGGTGGAGATTTCCCAGTTAGATGCCCTCATTTCCGAGTACAGACAGACAATTACAACCTTAAAAAATCTTAAGGAGCTTGGAGCTGGTAAAGAAGTACTCCTTCCTGTTGGGAGAATCGCTCAAGTTGGGGCAAAACTCGAAAATGTTGAAAAAGTTGTGATTAATATTGGAAGTGGAATAAGTGTAGAACTTCCGTTTGATGAGGCAGTAGAACAGATAGAGAAGGAAATTGTATCGGGAGTTGCACTAAGAGAAGCTCTTGAAAGGGCAATTGTAGAGCTCTACGGAAGAGTAGAAGAACTTTCCCAAAAAATAAGAGAACACGGTCATGCTGAAGCAGGGGAGGAGAGAAAAAATGGAGAAGAAGAAAGAAAAGAGTAA